The following proteins are co-located in the Microcystis wesenbergii NRERC-220 genome:
- a CDS encoding AAA family ATPase — protein MRIKQITVKHLFGIFDHTINLNMEERITIIHGKNGFGKTSILRLVNGFFNLKYSDIRAIPFQKFTIIFDDNSFVDVVKASTSRNKKSNARPKIDFNFTSSDQKEKLTFYPNLLDGKTIFFPLSMIDDFIPGLDRVGSEKWLYTPTKEILDLEDIYERFGEYLPKQFQKEYPDWLKKIIDSINVRFIESQRLLDISNSAKNGRTIRMPMTLYSVASYSEDLAENIQTKLAEYGQLSQTLDRTFPARVVQKKASLTDDELREKIDQLESERNQLISAGLLKKDEDSNFQVKDSIDDSTRKLLSVYIEDVDKKLNVFNDIYPKVELFKNIINKKYSFKSVTIDQSKGFIFTTQEGEVLSPTDLSSGEQHELVILYELLFKVKPNTLILIDEPEMSLHISWQQEFLKDLQEITKLSGLDILMATHSPDIINDRWDLTVELEKPKQKSKDERTDNT, from the coding sequence ATGAGAATTAAACAAATTACAGTTAAGCATCTTTTTGGTATATTTGACCATACAATTAATCTCAATATGGAGGAAAGAATAACTATTATTCATGGTAAAAATGGCTTTGGTAAAACCTCAATACTGCGATTGGTCAATGGCTTTTTTAACTTAAAGTATTCAGATATAAGAGCTATTCCTTTTCAAAAATTTACTATAATTTTTGACGATAACAGCTTTGTAGATGTTGTCAAAGCTTCCACCAGTAGGAATAAAAAAAGTAATGCAAGACCAAAGATTGATTTTAATTTTACTTCCTCCGATCAAAAAGAAAAACTGACTTTTTATCCTAATTTACTAGACGGGAAAACAATCTTTTTCCCTCTCAGCATGATAGATGATTTCATACCTGGTTTAGATAGAGTTGGATCAGAAAAATGGCTCTATACCCCCACAAAAGAAATTCTGGATTTAGAAGATATTTATGAACGATTTGGAGAATATTTACCCAAGCAATTCCAGAAAGAATATCCTGATTGGTTAAAGAAAATTATAGACTCTATTAATGTTCGTTTTATTGAATCACAACGTCTATTAGATATTTCCAATAGTGCCAAAAATGGCAGAACTATAAGGATGCCGATGACATTGTACTCTGTGGCCAGCTATTCTGAAGATTTAGCAGAAAATATTCAAACTAAATTAGCAGAGTATGGACAACTATCTCAAACTTTAGATCGAACCTTTCCAGCGAGAGTTGTACAAAAAAAGGCATCATTGACCGATGATGAACTAAGGGAAAAAATTGATCAACTTGAAAGCGAAAGAAATCAATTAATTAGTGCAGGACTATTGAAAAAAGATGAAGATTCTAACTTCCAAGTTAAAGATAGTATTGATGATAGCACCAGAAAGTTATTATCGGTTTATATTGAGGATGTAGATAAAAAGCTCAATGTATTCAATGACATTTATCCTAAAGTAGAGCTATTTAAAAATATAATTAATAAAAAATATTCTTTCAAAAGTGTTACTATTGATCAAAGCAAAGGGTTTATCTTCACTACCCAGGAAGGGGAGGTTTTATCGCCAACAGATTTATCTTCTGGGGAACAGCACGAATTAGTAATTTTATATGAATTGTTATTTAAAGTTAAACCTAATACTTTGATCTTAATTGATGAACCAGAAATGTCACTTCATATTTCATGGCAGCAGGAATTTTTAAAAGACTTACAGGAAATCACGAAACTTTCCGGGTTAGATATTTTGATGGCTACCCATTCTCCTGATATTATTAATGATCGTTGGGATTTGACAGTTGAATTAGAGAAACCAAAGCAAAAAAGCAAAGATGAGAGAACAGATAACACCTGA
- a CDS encoding DUF4435 domain-containing protein — translation MREQITPDRIANSIRLLRSDHEGVFLIVEGHSDKLIYERLVNKQEVRVTIASGKNNAIKALSILEKDNFCGVVAVIDADFSRIEQQIPDSNHLFLTDEHDLEMMLIKSAAFDKLLKERGSEEKIAAFSKDIRETLLKLGQEIGKLRLLSLRNELNLKFEGLNFSKFIDKKNLSIDIDKLMISIKNHSQKLSLDEQQIKQDLSVISDENHDPWQLCCGHDFISILAIALWKVLGTWNANDVKKEDLERDLRLAYELSYFYQTQIYQLMVNWQSNNHPYQIF, via the coding sequence ATGAGAGAACAGATAACACCTGACAGAATTGCCAATAGCATTCGTTTACTACGCAGCGATCATGAGGGAGTTTTTTTAATTGTTGAAGGTCATAGTGATAAACTTATTTATGAGCGATTAGTAAACAAGCAAGAGGTTAGGGTGACAATTGCCTCTGGTAAAAATAATGCTATCAAAGCATTATCCATCTTAGAAAAAGACAATTTTTGCGGAGTTGTTGCTGTTATAGATGCGGATTTTTCGAGAATAGAACAGCAAATTCCCGACAGTAATCATCTCTTTTTAACCGATGAACATGATTTGGAAATGATGTTAATTAAATCTGCCGCTTTCGATAAATTATTAAAAGAACGAGGAAGTGAAGAAAAAATTGCAGCTTTTTCCAAAGATATTAGAGAAACTTTACTAAAGTTAGGGCAGGAAATTGGTAAATTAAGATTGCTATCTCTTAGAAATGAGTTGAATTTAAAGTTTGAAGGATTAAATTTTAGTAAGTTTATTGACAAAAAGAATCTGTCAATAGATATTGACAAATTAATGATAAGTATCAAAAATCATTCTCAGAAACTGTCTTTAGACGAACAGCAAATTAAACAGGATTTATCGGTAATTAGCGATGAAAATCATGATCCGTGGCAGCTATGTTGTGGACACGATTTTATCAGCATTTTAGCGATCGCACTCTGGAAGGTTTTAGGTACATGGAATGCTAATGATGTTAAAAAAGAAGACTTGGAAAGAGACTTAAGATTAGCTTATGAGTTATCTTATTTTTATCAAACACAAATATATCAACTAATGGTCAATTGGCAATCTAATAATCATCCTTATCAAATATTCTGA
- a CDS encoding cadherin domain-containing protein, giving the protein MTSTLLPLLPAIYDVLFDFAQSDGFWANLETAFGTSYDVVKATQLRQQWKSRNFSQLPEIEVVNSSVLGSANGAYGISTNKIYLSESFFASASSDALVAVILEEIGHFLDAQINRVDTVGDEGELFSHLVRGVNLTEAELTYIQAEDDRAVIDLEGQFIGVEQTAPITLIVNTTIDENDGSATIGSGLSLRDAVAIANKSPNTPYIIKLQSGTTYALTYVNDTTTDDRSLKTQGTITIETDGTALASIVNNASPISGQNDNNYIIYNSSKLGVTLNNLYISNKAGRGIFNWGTLALNNNTISDNTANFYGGGIYNGGTLTLTNSTISDNTATYGGGGGIYNNGGTLTLTNSTITGNTAPLGGGGIDNRGTLTLTNSTISDNTATYGGGGGIFNNGGGGTLTLTNSTITGNTAPLGGGGIENRGTLTLTNSTITGNTTNNAVYGYGGGIYNAGTSTLTNSTISGNTANFYGGGIFNSGGTLTLTNSTISGNTADYGGGIYNNGGTSTLTNNILTNNNANVGGGIFNWGTWSSNSTISGDTANQVWYIDKNGKSTLFNTEIQDPKYPNIFDIGTYTALPPTPNSPPKPTISVSNAWVDVPAGTNQTKVLKFEVKLSSAYDKPITVDYYTLDGSANSIDPNQLKDFNNVVKQTLSFFPGETSKQIEITVLGSAPPTDQTFEILAKDTAYRNWTDTDKGKEVDKKYDYSDLGYEGYRINKVFKDSSKGFDAFGLTSDEKFFLVLANPLNANEFTSNSNNLLQDIANTSGGNNTAAYTAGQNLINQLTSANQSYTFTDGTIYDLAKPPVLAIRGTEFSSGKDLLSDTETEGVGYNQFNNNKAAVNQWLSEVTNPLSGLTLKPNITGHSLGGALSQWVGGSYTGQLGKIVTFNSPGISQQPGINFNATNNLGVTHYITSADLVSIAGSKYLSGVWNLDKYSKLTSAITFEKHSVPVLNQTITRTNLSKPTDLTQKVANGNTTDLSDSLFTYFPDADYFALQAAVTLISPILGAALTFRGTVELNRKAIGIAIDSIGNISDAVKSAYNAAKSWTSDAWDAIIGQSKKILGLSPSTANQSNSTLKLASSFLDTNSYEIATTATASQTIDNFWSAIPNWGDNAWQATTKWSGDAWKSIDEWTPQTWQATTTWTAADWNKPFFTISNPTIVENNSGTNNLIFKVTLSTTSTQTITVNYATANNTATAGSDYTATTGTLTFTPGQISQDIIISVNGDTAIEPDETFLINLSNPSNALITDNQGLGTITNDDVTLPSITLAVSSESVTEDGTTNLVYTFTRTGVTTDALTVNYTVGGTATFDTDYTQTGAASFTATTGTVTFAAGSDTATVTIDPTADTNVEDDETVTLNLAPGTGYAIGTTDAVVGIITNTDNETPSNQAPTDLALSATTVNENVPVNTVIGTFSTTDPDSGNSFTYSLVTGTGDTDNSAFSIIGNQLQINNSPDFETKNSYSIRVKTTDQGGLSFEKTLTIAVNDVNENPSNQAPTDLALSATTVDENVPVNTVIGTFSSTDPDTGNSFTYSLIAGTGDTDNSAFSIVGNQLQINNSPDFETKNSYSIRVKTTDQGGLSFEKTLTITVNDVNETPSNQAPTNLALSATTVNENVPVNTVIGTFSTTDPDTGNNFTYSLVTGTGDTDNTAFSIVGNQLQINNSPDFETKNSYSIRVKTTDQGGLSFEKTLTIAVNNVNENPSNQAPTALIFQNAVTELAENVDVTPEFKVADLLIEDDGLGTNNLFLTGRDRERFLIRNSSLFYVGFTPNFEAQNSYEVTVNVDDPTVGVTPDLTQTLTLNITDVNEAPTALILANSTNAIAENTDTNQGVKVADIQISDDALGTNSLSLLGNDQSSFQIRGRELFFIGKADFEAQSLYNLTVAVTDATLNPAPNATPDATVNFTLEITNLPDQDVNPQALEFKNTGNGQGSLVFNFSNLPGSIQVTAIEEGLQQTGAFFNNVVGLYPVADDNGAVFDSLDLDGDGNVTELIQPGQAGYARSALSQAVNNFILRASGEGANQSTTAAEFGDVLLQGGRRYAPFVIANGGNLGESLQGSIQAFLTKNPDNVAATLENYISHEVAYFSFGAANPDGAEHLRSRGNNIFGFEDLPGNLPNISDNDFNDGILAFNFIA; this is encoded by the coding sequence ATGACTTCTACCCTGTTGCCCCTCCTTCCTGCTATTTACGATGTTTTGTTCGATTTTGCTCAATCTGATGGTTTTTGGGCGAATTTAGAAACAGCCTTTGGCACAAGTTATGATGTGGTTAAAGCGACGCAATTACGACAGCAGTGGAAAAGCCGAAATTTTAGTCAACTTCCTGAGATTGAGGTTGTCAACAGCAGTGTTTTAGGTAGTGCAAATGGCGCTTATGGGATTAGCACCAATAAGATATATCTATCTGAAAGCTTTTTTGCTTCTGCTAGTTCAGATGCTTTGGTTGCGGTGATTTTAGAAGAAATTGGGCATTTTTTGGATGCTCAAATTAATAGGGTGGATACGGTGGGGGATGAGGGAGAATTATTTTCTCATCTGGTGAGAGGGGTTAATTTAACTGAGGCTGAGTTAACTTATATTCAAGCAGAAGATGATCGTGCTGTTATTGATTTAGAGGGACAATTTATAGGGGTTGAACAAACAGCACCAATTACTTTAATCGTTAATACTACTATAGATGAGAATGATGGTAGTGCCACTATTGGGAGTGGTTTATCTTTGCGGGATGCTGTGGCAATTGCTAATAAAAGTCCTAATACTCCCTATATTATTAAGCTGCAATCAGGAACAACTTATGCTTTAACTTATGTTAATGATACGACAACAGACGATCGCAGTTTGAAGACACAAGGTACGATTACCATTGAAACTGATGGAACAGCACTAGCTTCTATTGTTAATAATGCTAGTCCTATCTCTGGGCAGAATGATAACAATTATATTATATACAACTCTAGTAAACTTGGAGTTACATTAAATAATCTCTATATCAGCAACAAAGCAGGAAGGGGAATTTTTAACTGGGGAACATTAGCATTAAACAACAATACAATATCTGATAATACGGCTAATTTTTATGGAGGGGGAATTTACAACGGGGGAACCTTAACATTAACCAACAGTACAATATCTGATAATACGGCTACTTATGGTGGTGGAGGGGGAATTTACAACAACGGGGGAACCTTAACATTAACCAACAGTACAATAACAGGTAATACGGCTCCTCTTGGAGGAGGGGGAATTGACAACAGGGGAACCTTAACATTAACCAACAGTACAATATCTGATAATACGGCTACTTATGGTGGTGGAGGGGGAATTTTCAACAACGGGGGAGGGGGAACCTTAACATTAACCAACAGTACAATAACAGGTAATACGGCTCCTCTTGGAGGAGGGGGAATTGAGAACAGGGGAACATTAACATTAACCAACAGTACAATAACAGGTAATACGACTAATAATGCGGTTTATGGTTATGGAGGGGGAATTTACAACGCGGGAACATCAACATTGACCAACAGTACAATATCTGGTAATACGGCTAATTTTTATGGAGGGGGAATTTTCAACAGCGGGGGAACCTTAACATTGACCAACAGTACAATATCTGGTAATACAGCTGATTATGGAGGGGGAATTTACAACAACGGGGGAACATCAACATTAACGAATAACATTCTTACTAACAATAATGCCAACGTAGGTGGTGGTATTTTCAATTGGGGTACATGGAGTTCAAATAGTACTATTAGTGGAGATACTGCGAACCAAGTTTGGTATATAGACAAAAACGGAAAATCTACTCTATTCAACACCGAAATTCAAGATCCAAAATATCCAAATATATTTGATATTGGCACTTACACAGCACTCCCACCCACTCCTAATTCTCCACCTAAACCAACGATATCAGTCAGTAATGCGTGGGTCGATGTTCCCGCAGGGACTAATCAAACAAAAGTGCTTAAATTCGAGGTTAAACTATCCTCAGCCTATGATAAACCGATAACCGTTGATTACTATACCCTTGATGGAAGTGCCAATTCAATAGACCCTAACCAATTAAAAGATTTTAACAATGTTGTCAAACAAACCCTCTCCTTTTTCCCAGGAGAAACCAGCAAACAAATAGAAATTACCGTTTTAGGAAGTGCGCCTCCTACCGACCAAACCTTTGAAATTTTGGCCAAAGATACCGCTTATCGTAATTGGACAGATACGGACAAAGGCAAAGAAGTAGATAAGAAATATGACTATAGTGACCTAGGTTACGAAGGCTATCGTATCAATAAAGTTTTCAAAGATTCTAGCAAAGGATTTGATGCTTTTGGTTTAACTTCTGATGAAAAATTCTTTCTGGTTTTAGCCAATCCCCTTAATGCCAATGAATTTACATCCAATAGCAATAACTTACTGCAAGATATTGCCAATACTTCAGGCGGTAACAATACCGCCGCCTATACCGCTGGACAGAATCTAATCAACCAACTCACCAGCGCAAATCAATCCTATACCTTCACTGATGGCACAATTTATGACCTTGCTAAACCTCCTGTTTTAGCGATTCGGGGTACTGAATTCTCATCTGGTAAAGATTTATTAAGTGATACTGAAACCGAAGGAGTTGGCTATAATCAATTTAATAACAATAAAGCCGCAGTCAATCAATGGCTTTCAGAAGTAACCAATCCTCTAAGCGGATTGACTCTAAAACCTAATATTACAGGTCATAGTTTAGGCGGTGCATTAAGTCAGTGGGTAGGGGGTAGTTATACAGGACAACTCGGAAAGATTGTTACTTTCAATAGTCCGGGTATTTCTCAACAACCCGGCATTAATTTCAACGCTACTAATAACTTAGGTGTCACTCATTACATAACTTCGGCTGATTTGGTTAGCATTGCAGGTTCAAAATATCTGAGTGGAGTCTGGAACTTAGACAAATATTCCAAACTAACATCTGCAATTACTTTTGAAAAACATTCAGTTCCCGTCTTAAATCAAACTATTACAAGAACTAATTTGTCAAAGCCGACAGATTTAACCCAGAAAGTTGCCAACGGAAATACCACTGATTTAAGTGATTCCTTGTTTACATATTTTCCTGATGCTGATTATTTTGCTCTTCAAGCAGCCGTTACTCTAATAAGTCCAATTCTGGGTGCAGCTTTAACTTTTCGTGGAACCGTTGAACTGAATCGAAAAGCAATCGGAATTGCCATTGATAGTATTGGAAATATATCCGATGCAGTAAAATCCGCTTACAATGCAGCTAAATCTTGGACTTCAGATGCGTGGGATGCGATTATTGGACAGTCTAAAAAGATTCTTGGTTTATCTCCATCAACTGCAAATCAAAGCAATTCAACGCTAAAGCTTGCATCATCTTTTCTCGACACAAATAGCTATGAAATAGCAACAACAGCTACAGCATCACAGACAATTGATAACTTTTGGAGTGCCATACCTAACTGGGGAGATAACGCTTGGCAAGCTACAACTAAATGGTCAGGAGATGCTTGGAAAAGTATTGATGAATGGACACCCCAAACTTGGCAAGCAACAACTACCTGGACAGCAGCCGATTGGAATAAACCATTCTTTACTATCTCAAATCCGACAATTGTAGAAAACAATTCAGGAACAAATAACCTGATATTTAAAGTTACATTGTCAACCACAAGTACCCAAACAATTACCGTAAATTATGCCACTGCTAATAACACAGCAACAGCAGGAAGCGACTATACAGCCACAACAGGGACTCTCACCTTTACCCCCGGACAAATCAGCCAAGATATTATTATTTCCGTCAATGGTGATACTGCAATTGAACCGGATGAGACTTTCTTGATTAACCTTTCTAATCCTAGCAATGCACTGATTACCGATAATCAAGGATTAGGAACAATTACTAATGATGATGTCACCCTTCCTAGTATTACTCTTGCTGTCTCTTCTGAAAGTGTGACCGAAGATGGGACAACTAATTTAGTCTATACCTTCACTCGCACCGGAGTAACAACTGATGCTTTAACGGTTAATTACACGGTTGGGGGGACAGCCACTTTTGACACAGATTACACCCAAACTGGTGCAGCAAGTTTCACCGCAACCACAGGGACAGTTACTTTCGCTGCTGGTTCAGATACTGCGACTGTAACAATTGACCCCACTGCTGATACAAATGTTGAAGATGATGAAACCGTAACTTTAAACCTTGCTCCTGGGACAGGTTATGCCATAGGTACGACTGACGCAGTTGTGGGAATCATTACTAATACTGATAATGAAACTCCTAGTAATCAAGCTCCGACGGATTTAGCATTAAGTGCGACCACAGTCAATGAAAATGTCCCTGTTAACACAGTAATTGGAACATTTTCTACCACAGACCCCGATAGTGGTAATAGCTTTACCTATAGCTTAGTTACAGGAACAGGAGATACAGATAACTCAGCATTCTCGATTATAGGGAATCAATTACAGATTAATAATTCCCCGGATTTTGAAACCAAGAATAGTTACAGTATTCGGGTAAAAACCACAGACCAAGGGGGACTAAGTTTTGAGAAAACCTTGACAATTGCGGTAAATGATGTTAATGAAAATCCTAGTAATCAAGCTCCGACGGATTTAGCATTAAGTGCCACTACCGTAGATGAAAATGTCCCTGTTAACACAGTAATTGGAACATTTTCTAGCACAGACCCCGATACTGGCAATAGCTTTACCTATAGTTTGATAGCAGGAACAGGAGATACAGATAACTCAGCCTTCTCGATTGTGGGGAATCAATTACAGATTAATAATTCCCCGGATTTTGAAACCAAGAATAGTTACAGTATTCGGGTAAAAACCACAGACCAAGGGGGACTAAGTTTTGAGAAAACCTTGACAATTACTGTCAATGATGTTAACGAAACTCCTAGTAACCAAGCTCCGACAAATTTAGCCTTAAGTGCGACAACAGTAAATGAAAATGTTCCTGTTAACACAGTGATTGGAACATTTTCTACCACAGACCCCGATACTGGTAATAACTTTACCTATAGTTTAGTTACAGGAACAGGGGATACAGATAATACTGCCTTCTCGATTGTGGGGAATCAATTACAGATTAATAATTCCCCCGATTTTGAAACCAAAAATAGTTACAGTATTCGGGTAAAAACCACAGACCAAGGGGGACTAAGTTTTGAGAAAACCTTGACAATTGCGGTAAATAATGTTAATGAAAATCCTAGTAATCAAGCTCCCACAGCCCTAATTTTCCAAAATGCTGTCACCGAGTTAGCGGAAAATGTCGATGTCACCCCAGAATTTAAAGTCGCCGATCTCCTGATTGAAGATGATGGTTTAGGAACCAATAATCTCTTCCTCACGGGACGGGATAGGGAGCGCTTCTTAATTCGGAATTCGTCCCTTTTCTATGTCGGTTTTACTCCTAATTTTGAAGCCCAAAACAGTTACGAAGTCACCGTCAATGTCGATGATCCAACCGTTGGTGTCACCCCCGATCTCACCCAAACCTTAACTTTAAACATCACCGATGTCAATGAAGCTCCCACAGCCCTAATTCTTGCCAATAGCACTAATGCGATCGCTGAAAATACCGATACCAATCAAGGTGTCAAAGTTGCCGATATTCAGATCAGCGATGATGCCCTGGGGACAAATAGCCTTTCTTTGTTGGGCAATGATCAGAGCAGTTTCCAGATTCGTGGCCGGGAATTATTCTTCATCGGTAAGGCTGATTTTGAAGCCCAATCCCTCTATAATCTGACGGTGGCGGTAACGGATGCCACCCTCAACCCGGCTCCCAATGCCACGCCAGACGCAACGGTTAATTTCACCCTAGAAATTACCAATCTACCCGACCAAGACGTTAATCCCCAGGCCCTTGAATTTAAAAATACGGGCAATGGACAAGGTTCTCTGGTTTTCAACTTCAGTAACTTGCCCGGTAGCATACAGGTGACAGCCATTGAGGAGGGACTCCAACAGACGGGAGCTTTCTTTAATAACGTTGTCGGTCTCTATCCAGTGGCCGATGATAACGGAGCCGTTTTTGACAGCCTCGATTTAGATGGAGATGGCAACGTGACAGAGTTAATTCAACCCGGTCAAGCGGGTTATGCCCGTAGTGCCTTAAGTCAAGCAGTGAATAACTTCATTTTGCGGGCCAGTGGGGAAGGAGCAAACCAAAGCACCACCGCCGCTGAATTTGGGGATGTGTTGTTGCAAGGGGGGCGACGCTACGCACCCTTTGTGATTGCCAATGGCGGCAATCTGGGAGAAAGTCTGCAAGGGAGTATTCAGGCATTTTTGACCAAGAATCCCGATAACGTGGCGGCCACCCTAGAAAACTATATAAGTCATGAAGTGGCCTATTTCTCCTTTGGGGCGGCAAATCCCGATGGGGCGGAACATTTACGGTCAAGGGGGAATAATATCTTTGGCTTTGAGGATTTACCGGGGAACTTACCCAATATCAGCGATAACGATTTTAATGATGGGATTTTGGCGTTTAATTTTATTGCTTAA
- a CDS encoding Npun_R2821/Npun_R2822 family protein has product MDGICTLANDRIYDQLVALLNSIEINAGKDIPVCVYPYDDNTERIKAEIAQRPNVQLFDNQEIIERWENFAKSIWDSHPQARERWLKSGCTDRYYRMGMHHRFIAFDSPFDRFIYMDGDTLLLDAVDKIFAILDRHDCVVYDFQHKDPTHVYEVSQPKLFEVFSRDRIEKEIFCAGFYASKIGLFDENQRDWLIEQLRAGEAEILYPMAPDQTIVNYMMMRSNFSIYNLALQLPKEERAGCCVTSPHFQALDNILYDKGNRLTYIHYIGLSSSLFTRLCSGENLDFPYRDIFLHYRYLYEPSQRPIFTDSPKPYQPPTPTFWQKVTRKLGLGK; this is encoded by the coding sequence ATGGACGGTATCTGCACCCTAGCCAACGATCGCATTTACGATCAATTAGTCGCCCTACTCAACAGCATCGAGATCAATGCAGGAAAAGATATTCCTGTTTGTGTCTATCCCTACGATGACAACACCGAACGTATCAAGGCGGAAATTGCTCAACGTCCTAATGTACAGTTATTTGATAATCAGGAGATTATCGAACGCTGGGAAAATTTCGCCAAATCGATTTGGGATAGCCACCCGCAAGCCCGCGAACGTTGGTTGAAATCGGGTTGCACTGACCGATATTATCGCATGGGAATGCACCACCGTTTTATTGCTTTTGATAGTCCCTTCGATCGTTTTATCTATATGGATGGGGACACCTTGCTACTCGATGCCGTTGATAAAATCTTCGCTATCCTAGATAGGCACGATTGTGTTGTTTACGACTTTCAGCACAAAGATCCCACTCATGTCTACGAAGTTTCTCAGCCAAAATTATTCGAGGTTTTTTCCCGTGATCGGATCGAAAAGGAGATTTTTTGTGCGGGTTTCTACGCTTCTAAAATTGGTTTATTCGATGAAAATCAGCGAGATTGGCTCATAGAACAATTGCGAGCAGGAGAAGCGGAAATCCTCTATCCGATGGCTCCCGATCAAACTATCGTCAATTATATGATGATGCGATCAAATTTTTCTATATATAATCTAGCCCTTCAATTGCCTAAAGAAGAACGCGCTGGCTGCTGTGTCACCTCTCCCCATTTTCAGGCTTTAGATAATATTCTTTACGATAAGGGCAACCGCTTGACATACATTCACTACATTGGTTTATCTTCCTCTCTGTTCACTCGACTTTGTAGTGGTGAAAATCTCGATTTTCCCTATCGGGATATTTTCTTACACTATCGTTATCTCTACGAACCTAGTCAACGTCCTATATTTACCGATAGTCCCAAACCCTATCAACCACCTACCCCAACCTTTTGGCAAAAAGTAACCAGAAAACTCGGCTTAGGAAAATAA